In Archangium violaceum, the following are encoded in one genomic region:
- a CDS encoding helix-turn-helix domain-containing protein, producing MSTTSVPYGAPLDDAFRETIRRIFQEELAPLIRSEMTQALFQQLEQRKHRRQEDPPAIPALLTVEEVAAHCDVTRPTVRKWIQSGGLPACRPGGSRVYRIRHEDLDEFLARRSRTRTDATPNVEEQVARILDRVRTKAMNTAE from the coding sequence ATGAGCACCACGTCTGTGCCGTATGGCGCCCCGCTTGATGATGCGTTCCGGGAGACCATCCGCAGGATCTTCCAAGAGGAACTAGCTCCCCTCATCCGCTCGGAAATGACCCAGGCCCTCTTCCAGCAGCTTGAACAACGGAAGCACCGTCGTCAGGAAGACCCGCCAGCGATCCCGGCGCTGCTCACCGTGGAAGAGGTCGCCGCCCACTGTGACGTGACCAGGCCGACCGTCCGGAAATGGATCCAGTCGGGTGGCCTGCCGGCGTGCCGACCAGGAGGCAGTCGCGTCTACCGCATCCGCCATGAAGACCTCGACGAATTCCTCGCACGTCGCTCGCGGACTCGCACGGATGCCACTCCCAACGTCGAGGAGCAGGTCGCACGCATCCTCGACCGAGTGCGCACCAAGGCAATGAACACGGCGGAATAG
- a CDS encoding pyridoxal phosphate-dependent decarboxylase family protein, with product MSKSPRLASQGLSHQDVLSRMREMRTEDARWQEGRTWSLVYNAGEDLRRLAAEAYTEFMSENGLSPLAFPSLRRFEAEVLTIAAELFHGDTAAGTMTSGGTESILMAIKTARDFARAERGITEPEMVLPATVHPAFQKAAHYFGVKAINVPVGPDFRADVAAMRAAIGPRTVLVVGSAPAYPHGVMDPISELAALAQDKGVLFHVDACLGGFLLPFAKRLGHDIPDFDFAVPGVTSLSADLHKYGYAAKGASIVLYRTPELRRHQFFTFANWSGGIYASPSMAGTRPGGAIAAAWAVLKYLGEEGYLRLARTVLDTSKALREGIAAIPGLKLLGNPRLSIFAFSSDSLDVYALGDAMEARGWKLDRQMMPPALHLMVTPAHAAVVEPFLADLRACAASLASGEPAPDGSAAMYGMLGAIPDKSEAEGFILQFMDSLYANE from the coding sequence ATGTCGAAGAGTCCCCGCCTGGCGTCCCAGGGTCTGAGCCACCAGGATGTGCTCTCGCGGATGCGCGAGATGCGCACCGAGGATGCCCGCTGGCAGGAGGGGCGGACCTGGAGCCTCGTCTACAACGCGGGCGAGGACCTCCGCCGTCTGGCCGCCGAGGCCTACACCGAGTTCATGTCCGAGAACGGCCTCAGCCCCCTGGCCTTCCCCAGCCTGAGGCGCTTCGAGGCCGAGGTGCTCACCATCGCGGCCGAGCTCTTCCACGGCGACACCGCCGCGGGGACCATGACGTCCGGTGGCACCGAGTCCATCCTCATGGCCATCAAGACGGCCCGGGACTTCGCTCGCGCCGAGCGCGGCATCACCGAGCCGGAGATGGTGCTGCCCGCCACCGTCCACCCCGCCTTCCAGAAGGCCGCCCACTACTTCGGGGTGAAGGCCATCAACGTCCCCGTGGGGCCCGACTTCCGCGCGGACGTGGCCGCCATGCGCGCCGCCATCGGCCCCCGTACGGTGCTCGTCGTCGGCTCCGCCCCCGCCTACCCGCACGGCGTGATGGACCCCATCTCCGAGCTCGCCGCCCTGGCCCAGGACAAGGGCGTCCTCTTCCACGTGGATGCCTGCCTCGGCGGCTTCCTCCTGCCCTTCGCGAAGCGGCTCGGCCACGACATCCCCGACTTCGACTTCGCCGTGCCCGGTGTCACCAGCCTCTCGGCGGACCTGCACAAGTACGGCTACGCCGCCAAGGGCGCCTCCATCGTCCTCTACCGCACCCCCGAGCTGCGCCGGCACCAGTTCTTCACCTTCGCCAACTGGAGCGGCGGCATCTACGCCTCGCCCTCCATGGCCGGCACCCGCCCCGGTGGCGCCATCGCCGCGGCCTGGGCCGTCCTCAAGTACCTCGGCGAGGAGGGCTACCTGCGGCTGGCCCGCACCGTGCTCGACACCTCCAAGGCCCTGCGCGAGGGCATCGCCGCCATCCCCGGGCTGAAGCTCCTGGGCAATCCCCGGCTCAGCATCTTCGCCTTCTCCTCGGACTCCCTGGACGTGTACGCGCTGGGCGATGCCATGGAGGCGCGCGGCTGGAAGCTGGACCGGCAGATGATGCCTCCCGCCCTGCACCTGATGGTGACGCCCGCCCATGCCGCCGTGGTCGAGCCCTTCCTCGCCGACCTGCGCGCGTGCGCCGCCAGCCTCGCCTCCGGTGAGCCCGCCCCGGACGGCAGCGCCGCCATGTACGGCATGCTGGGCGCCATCCCCGACAAGAGCGAGGCCGAGGGCTTCATCCTCCAGTTCATGGACTCGCTGTACGCCAACGAGTGA
- a CDS encoding M16 family metallopeptidase, producing MTQRLLPLLLLLLGVALPAAAEQVPASPFFPYPMQVDRLPNGLTVVRVPFKSPGLIAYQTVVRVGSRNEVEPGRTGFAHFFEHMMFKGTKNFPEGEREKVISTYGFDDNAFTSDDITVYHSYGPTAGLEKLVEIEADRFRNLEYSEPSFQTEALAVLGEYHKNAAQPYLKIEEELGRTAFTKHTYGHTTLGYYDDVKAMPQAYQYSRTFFERWYTPDNVLLFVVGDFDDAKLMQAVRKHYGPWDRKVASVNVPTEPPQTKERSVHIDWPQSTQPRHFHAWRTPAARLDTANAAIQAVLADYLVGTTSPLYKELVLDKQLAQDIGSDFGIHRDPHLFSVVAVLQKEENRAAVASAFNAAVKELATGKVDASRVEAIKSNTRYGLLMGMETAKSVATQLSVYAGIYGTPDALARHYQRVSEVKPADLVAFAKKYLTAANRTVLTLTPKTAGGQK from the coding sequence ATGACCCAACGCCTCCTTCCCCTCCTGCTCCTCCTCCTGGGAGTCGCCCTGCCGGCCGCCGCCGAGCAGGTCCCCGCCTCCCCCTTCTTCCCCTACCCCATGCAGGTCGACCGCCTCCCCAACGGGCTCACGGTCGTCCGCGTGCCCTTCAAGTCGCCCGGCCTCATCGCCTACCAGACCGTGGTGCGCGTGGGCTCGCGCAACGAGGTCGAGCCCGGCCGCACCGGCTTCGCCCACTTCTTCGAGCACATGATGTTCAAGGGCACGAAGAACTTCCCCGAGGGCGAGCGCGAGAAGGTCATCAGCACCTACGGCTTCGATGACAACGCCTTCACCTCCGATGACATCACCGTCTACCACTCGTACGGCCCCACCGCCGGTCTCGAGAAGCTCGTGGAGATCGAGGCCGACCGCTTCCGCAACCTCGAGTACTCCGAGCCTTCCTTCCAGACCGAGGCCCTCGCCGTGCTCGGCGAGTACCACAAGAACGCCGCCCAGCCCTACCTGAAGATCGAGGAGGAGCTCGGCCGCACCGCCTTCACCAAGCACACCTACGGGCACACCACGCTCGGCTACTACGACGACGTCAAGGCCATGCCCCAGGCCTACCAGTACAGCCGCACCTTCTTCGAGCGCTGGTACACCCCCGACAACGTCCTCCTCTTCGTCGTCGGCGACTTCGATGACGCCAAGCTCATGCAGGCCGTGCGCAAGCACTACGGCCCGTGGGATCGCAAGGTCGCCTCCGTCAACGTGCCCACCGAGCCGCCCCAGACGAAGGAGCGCTCCGTCCACATCGACTGGCCCCAGAGCACCCAGCCCCGCCACTTCCATGCCTGGCGCACCCCCGCGGCCCGGCTCGACACCGCCAACGCCGCCATCCAGGCCGTGCTCGCCGACTACCTCGTCGGGACCACCAGCCCCCTCTACAAGGAGCTCGTGCTGGACAAGCAGCTCGCCCAGGACATCGGCAGCGACTTCGGCATCCACCGCGACCCGCACCTCTTCAGCGTCGTCGCCGTCCTCCAGAAGGAGGAGAACCGCGCCGCCGTGGCCAGCGCCTTCAACGCCGCGGTGAAGGAGCTCGCCACCGGCAAGGTGGATGCCTCCCGCGTCGAGGCCATCAAGAGCAACACCCGCTATGGCCTCCTCATGGGCATGGAGACGGCCAAGTCCGTGGCCACCCAGCTCTCCGTGTACGCCGGCATCTACGGCACGCCCGACGCGCTCGCCCGCCACTACCAGAGGGTCTCCGAGGTGAAGCCCGCCGACCTGGTCGCCTTCGCCAAGAAGTACCTCACCGCCGCCAACCGCACCGTGCTCACCCTCACCCCCAAGACGGCCGGAGGTCAGAAGTAA
- the omp85 gene encoding Omp85 family outer membrane protein, which produces MHHPTPTTWVVVLTAALFALPAWAQEPPPEAVEAPVTTAAPTPAEPPRTGWNVLGLPLVSFNSDEGFGYGARLMLVDSGDGSQRPYRYSVVGQFFQSTRGIAQHRLMLDAPGFLSSSWRLGVNLGLLNDRFSPYFGLGGGAAYVSAFDACADRKALESDPNVCPGNPDFRGLRYYSFDQRTFPSVVLNARRPLSGPWQVALGYRFRLTSIRTRYGAEDLGQARDSRVVEDARAGLLSGLNGEEDGESVFRTAEVTASLLLDTRDNEPAPVRGMFHELALRGASTVTGSASNYWGATANLRFYHPVVSERLVAAFRLFVDVMGGDVPFFHLSSFGGVEWLDGWGGIGGVYTARGILKNRLQGQAKALANGELRWNFLSVSPWQQRLDFTLMAFFDAGQAWTDLRFADGGIPRYGGGGGLRIAWQNDFILRVDYGISPRDGTTGFYLDFGHLF; this is translated from the coding sequence ATGCATCATCCGACTCCGACGACGTGGGTAGTGGTGCTGACCGCCGCGCTGTTCGCGCTTCCGGCATGGGCGCAGGAGCCCCCGCCGGAGGCCGTCGAGGCGCCCGTGACCACGGCGGCGCCAACACCCGCCGAGCCTCCCCGCACGGGATGGAACGTGCTGGGCCTGCCGCTCGTCAGCTTCAACAGCGACGAGGGCTTCGGCTATGGCGCGCGGCTGATGCTGGTGGACTCGGGCGACGGCAGCCAACGGCCCTACCGCTACTCCGTGGTGGGGCAGTTCTTCCAGTCCACGCGAGGAATCGCCCAGCACCGCCTCATGCTGGATGCGCCCGGCTTCCTCTCGTCGTCCTGGCGGCTGGGCGTGAACCTGGGCCTGCTCAACGACCGCTTCTCGCCGTACTTCGGCCTGGGCGGCGGGGCGGCCTACGTGTCGGCCTTCGACGCGTGCGCGGACCGGAAGGCGCTGGAGTCGGACCCGAATGTCTGCCCGGGCAACCCGGACTTCCGCGGCCTGCGGTACTACAGCTTCGACCAGCGCACCTTCCCGAGCGTGGTGCTGAACGCGCGCCGGCCCCTGAGCGGTCCCTGGCAGGTGGCGCTGGGCTACCGCTTTCGCCTCACCTCGATTCGCACGCGCTACGGCGCGGAGGACCTCGGACAGGCACGGGACTCGCGGGTGGTGGAGGACGCTCGCGCGGGGCTGCTCTCGGGGCTGAACGGCGAGGAGGACGGAGAGTCCGTCTTCCGCACGGCGGAGGTGACGGCGAGCCTGCTCCTGGACACGCGCGACAACGAGCCCGCCCCGGTGCGCGGCATGTTCCACGAGCTCGCGCTGCGCGGGGCCTCCACCGTCACGGGGAGTGCTTCCAATTACTGGGGGGCCACGGCCAACCTGCGCTTCTACCACCCCGTGGTGAGCGAGCGGCTCGTGGCCGCCTTCCGGCTCTTCGTCGATGTGATGGGCGGAGACGTGCCCTTCTTCCACCTCTCCTCGTTCGGCGGCGTGGAGTGGCTCGACGGCTGGGGCGGCATCGGCGGCGTGTACACCGCGCGCGGCATCCTGAAGAACCGGCTGCAGGGGCAGGCCAAGGCGCTCGCCAACGGCGAGCTGCGCTGGAACTTCCTATCGGTGTCACCCTGGCAGCAGCGCCTGGACTTCACCCTCATGGCCTTCTTCGACGCGGGGCAGGCGTGGACGGATCTCCGCTTCGCCGATGGAGGCATCCCCCGCTATGGCGGCGGCGGCGGCCTGCGCATCGCCTGGCAGAACGACTTCATCCTCCGCGTGGACTACGGCATCAGCCCTCGCGACGGCACCACGGGCTTCTACCTGGACTTCGGCCACTTGTTCTGA
- a CDS encoding glycoside hydrolase family 43 protein — protein sequence MRVLKFMLMGVAVASLQACGPQTEPGGESIGSSVQDLGRLSIKNADPSVIRVDSTYISVETEGGRIYVRMASSVDALSGAVRQQVWGNPNGFAEVWAPELIKDGTTYYIYFTAGAGSAHRMYVIQSQSPNTGYSQAAPLALPDNKWAIDGTAFIYKGQRYFVWSGWVGDTNGEQTLFIARMSSPTTVTGARYVISQPREWWEKVDVNPPTRVNESPEAIIDPNGQLHIVYSANGSWDVNYCLADLRLRAGGDPTYVWDWFKSNGCLFGANGSIMMSGWDPTLYAKGVGHHSFVLLNGDPNTSPPAGPVFPLAYHGVPKSDYPNPFWSGRYWYSGNFQWWGNIKYTRGAESNTGWSLKFYE from the coding sequence ATGCGTGTCCTGAAATTCATGCTGATGGGAGTCGCGGTCGCTTCGCTGCAGGCGTGTGGTCCCCAGACGGAACCTGGCGGTGAGTCCATCGGCTCGAGCGTTCAGGACCTGGGGCGGCTCTCCATCAAGAATGCCGATCCCAGCGTCATCCGGGTCGACAGCACCTACATCTCCGTGGAGACCGAGGGAGGACGCATCTACGTCCGCATGGCCTCGTCCGTGGATGCGCTGTCGGGAGCGGTTCGCCAGCAGGTCTGGGGCAACCCCAACGGCTTCGCCGAGGTGTGGGCGCCCGAGCTCATCAAGGACGGCACCACCTACTACATCTATTTCACGGCTGGGGCGGGCAGTGCCCACCGGATGTATGTCATCCAATCCCAGTCGCCCAATACGGGCTACTCGCAGGCGGCTCCGCTGGCGCTGCCGGACAACAAGTGGGCCATCGACGGCACCGCGTTCATCTACAAGGGGCAGCGCTACTTCGTCTGGTCGGGCTGGGTGGGGGACACCAACGGCGAGCAGACCCTGTTCATCGCCCGGATGTCGAGCCCCACCACGGTCACGGGAGCCCGGTACGTCATCTCCCAGCCCCGGGAGTGGTGGGAGAAGGTGGATGTCAACCCGCCGACCCGCGTCAACGAGTCGCCCGAGGCCATCATCGATCCCAACGGGCAGCTCCACATCGTGTACTCGGCGAACGGCAGCTGGGATGTGAACTACTGCCTCGCGGATCTGCGCCTGAGGGCCGGGGGTGATCCCACCTACGTCTGGGATTGGTTCAAGTCCAATGGATGCCTCTTCGGCGCCAATGGCAGCATCATGATGAGCGGATGGGATCCCACGCTGTACGCCAAGGGCGTGGGCCACCACTCCTTCGTGCTGCTCAACGGAGATCCCAACACCAGCCCGCCCGCGGGCCCGGTGTTCCCGCTGGCGTACCACGGCGTGCCCAAGAGTGATTACCCCAACCCCTTCTGGTCGGGCCGCTACTGGTACTCCGGGAACTTCCAGTGGTGGGGCAACATCAAGTACACGCGCGGCGCGGAGAGCAACACGGGCTGGAGCCTGAAGTTCTACGAGTAG
- a CDS encoding M16 family metallopeptidase: protein MRSLISRSLALSAALCLGGCATTSQTAPPPEAPAPQAPQQEQAQAPAQPQAPATVPTVPLHRPAPMQLVVQANPASPIVSFRLVFHAGSVDDPKGKEGLTALTADVLSEGGTRNLTSAQLLEALFPMAAELNASTDKELTVFSGRVHKDHLARFLDIFTDVLLAPRLSPQEFERLRARALSDVRNGLRSENDEMLGKVALDALLYQGHPYAHFVGGTEKGLESITLEDVKAHAARVFTQDRLVIGLAGPVDEALQKTVVSRLSALPATGAPRVELPPVPTTAGRALVVQKPTLSTAVSLGYVTPLRRGDPDFFPVSFALSYLGEHRQSSGVLFGELREKRGLNYGDYAYAEHFIEQPGTTYNRTNIARTQQDITVWIRPVVPGNGMFATRGALYFLDRLVKQGIPQDQFELRRGFLLGYSRLWEQTDQRRLGYAIDSLLYGTPDFLEQYRAALAKMTPESVQAAVRRQIRPEALNFAFVTQDADGLAKLLKEQPPSPISYASPKPPELLSEDKAIISLPLPIRADAVQVVPAQTFMEK, encoded by the coding sequence ATGCGTTCCCTCATCTCCCGCTCCCTCGCCCTCTCCGCCGCGCTGTGCCTCGGCGGCTGCGCCACCACCTCCCAGACCGCTCCCCCGCCCGAGGCTCCCGCGCCCCAGGCCCCGCAGCAGGAGCAGGCGCAGGCCCCCGCCCAGCCCCAGGCTCCGGCCACCGTGCCCACCGTTCCCCTTCATCGGCCCGCGCCCATGCAGCTCGTCGTGCAGGCCAATCCCGCCAGCCCCATCGTCAGCTTCCGGCTCGTCTTCCACGCGGGCTCGGTGGATGACCCCAAGGGCAAGGAGGGCCTCACCGCCCTCACCGCCGATGTGCTCTCCGAAGGTGGCACGCGGAATCTCACCTCCGCCCAGCTCCTCGAGGCCCTCTTCCCCATGGCCGCCGAGCTGAACGCCTCCACCGACAAGGAGCTCACCGTCTTCTCCGGCCGCGTCCACAAGGACCACCTGGCCCGCTTCCTCGACATCTTCACCGACGTGCTCCTCGCGCCGCGTCTCTCGCCCCAGGAGTTCGAGCGGCTCCGCGCCCGCGCCCTCAGCGACGTGCGCAACGGGCTGCGCAGCGAGAACGACGAGATGCTCGGCAAGGTGGCGCTCGACGCGCTCCTCTACCAGGGCCACCCCTACGCGCACTTCGTCGGCGGCACCGAGAAGGGCCTGGAGTCCATCACCCTCGAGGACGTGAAGGCCCATGCCGCCCGCGTCTTCACCCAGGACCGGCTCGTCATCGGCCTCGCGGGCCCCGTGGACGAGGCGCTCCAGAAGACCGTCGTCTCGCGCCTGTCCGCGCTCCCGGCCACCGGCGCTCCCCGCGTGGAGCTGCCGCCCGTGCCCACCACCGCCGGCCGCGCCCTCGTGGTGCAGAAGCCCACCCTCTCCACCGCCGTCTCCCTGGGCTACGTCACGCCCCTGCGCCGCGGGGACCCGGACTTCTTCCCCGTGTCCTTCGCCCTCTCGTACCTCGGAGAGCACCGCCAGTCCTCCGGCGTCCTCTTCGGCGAGCTGCGTGAGAAGCGCGGCCTCAACTACGGCGACTACGCCTACGCCGAGCACTTCATCGAGCAGCCCGGCACCACCTACAACCGCACCAACATCGCGCGCACCCAGCAGGACATCACCGTGTGGATCCGCCCGGTGGTGCCCGGCAACGGCATGTTCGCCACCCGCGGCGCCCTCTACTTCCTCGACCGGCTGGTGAAGCAGGGCATCCCCCAGGACCAGTTCGAGCTGCGCCGTGGCTTCCTCCTGGGCTACTCCCGCCTGTGGGAGCAGACCGACCAGCGCCGGCTCGGGTACGCCATCGACTCGCTCCTCTACGGCACGCCGGACTTCCTGGAGCAGTACCGCGCCGCGCTCGCGAAGATGACCCCCGAGTCCGTCCAGGCCGCCGTCCGCCGGCAGATCCGCCCCGAGGCCCTCAACTTCGCCTTCGTCACCCAGGACGCCGACGGGCTCGCGAAGCTGCTCAAGGAGCAGCCCCCCTCGCCCATCTCCTACGCCTCGCCCAAGCCGCCCGAGCTCCTGAGCGAGGACAAGGCCATCATCTCCCTGCCCCTCCCCATCCGGGCCGATGCCGTCCAGGTCGTTCCCGCGCAGACGTTCATGGAGAAGTAG
- a CDS encoding SAM-dependent methyltransferase, with amino-acid sequence MNADELARIPGVNPEVPNAARIYDYTLGGTHNFEADRQAAEYMFSLVPSTRKWMRMLRACLQGAARRLASEGFTHWVDFASGLPTDHVHAVMPDARVLYSDINPLTIAQGQALLGNNPRVRYLECDIKKAGEFLQRPDVQAFLGGERRLAIGGSGIGVFLSAEENRKFYRDLYDQVAPGSKLFTTFETKAPGKTTPRWEQFVGMFQRMGESFQLYSLDEYLEFCEPWKPDGMGVLTVREFLGLPPEHITEEDHEGVGIEFYAVVLEKR; translated from the coding sequence ATGAACGCGGACGAGCTGGCCCGCATCCCGGGGGTGAACCCGGAGGTGCCGAACGCGGCGCGGATCTACGACTACACCCTGGGGGGGACGCACAACTTCGAGGCCGATCGCCAGGCGGCCGAGTACATGTTCTCGCTGGTGCCCTCCACGCGGAAGTGGATGCGGATGCTGCGGGCGTGTCTGCAGGGGGCGGCCCGGCGCTTGGCGTCGGAGGGCTTCACGCACTGGGTGGACTTCGCCTCGGGGCTGCCGACCGACCACGTCCACGCGGTGATGCCGGACGCGCGGGTGCTGTATTCCGACATCAACCCGCTGACGATCGCGCAGGGCCAGGCGCTCCTGGGGAACAACCCGCGGGTGCGCTACCTGGAGTGCGACATCAAGAAGGCGGGAGAGTTCCTCCAGCGGCCCGATGTCCAGGCGTTCCTGGGCGGCGAGCGCCGGCTCGCCATCGGAGGCAGCGGCATCGGCGTGTTCCTGTCGGCCGAGGAGAACCGGAAGTTCTACCGCGACCTGTATGACCAGGTGGCACCGGGCTCGAAGCTCTTCACCACGTTCGAGACGAAGGCCCCGGGCAAGACGACGCCCCGGTGGGAGCAGTTCGTGGGGATGTTCCAGCGGATGGGGGAGTCGTTCCAGCTGTACTCGCTCGACGAGTACCTGGAGTTCTGCGAGCCCTGGAAGCCGGACGGCATGGGCGTGCTGACGGTCCGGGAGTTCCTGGGCCTGCCCCCCGAGCACATCACCGAGGAGGACCACGAGGGCGTCGGCATCGAGTTCTACGCCGTCGTCCTGGAGAAGCGGTGA
- a CDS encoding OmpA family protein, which translates to MRSAATRLAVVCLLLAGLAARADHDPFARGFDAVPLKATPAQRSGIALEGAAADPAGSFRGALLFDYNRGILALKLGDEKLGDLLPYRLDAHALFAWQLHRRLELAADVPFTLTQGDRFQLLRDALNAQDFPGAAGVSRYGFGDVRLQPRAFLLLPEDFPVGVALSAEVRLPTGDGDSFLGERSVLVAPRLAVERAFGPVRVLGNLGLRLRPQHAQYLNLYVGNEVTFGAGAIVDLPDVGPLFNVQAIAEMHLATPTSAPFNFRQADSLKTPWEVLGGVRAHLYQGWGLELDVGRGVTLGSGYGREELRVIFALRYEETFLDSDGDGVRDSFDKCPNELEDTDGFQDNDGCPEPDNDGDGIVDGQDQCPNSVGDQAHGGCGDADGDGVPDGQDLCPDKPGPKGYDGCPDTDGDEVPDNVDECPDQSGTPEADGCPIDNPPLVVVESDRIRIKGNILFETGSATIQKQSLKLLDEVAIVLARNPELGPVLIEGHTDNVGSDTLNLNLSQRRAQSVMNYLVSKDIAAERLRAKGFGESRPIATNGTALGRAKNRRVEFRLIKSEIETPARTVPAEKKGTGDSKGGAGKQ; encoded by the coding sequence TTGCGAAGCGCAGCAACCCGACTCGCAGTGGTGTGCCTGCTGCTGGCCGGCCTGGCGGCGCGGGCGGACCATGATCCCTTCGCGCGCGGCTTCGACGCCGTGCCGCTGAAGGCCACCCCTGCCCAGAGGAGTGGTATCGCCCTCGAAGGTGCCGCGGCCGACCCCGCCGGCAGCTTCCGGGGCGCCCTCCTCTTCGACTACAACCGCGGCATCCTCGCCCTCAAGCTGGGCGACGAGAAGCTGGGGGATCTCCTCCCCTACCGGCTCGACGCGCATGCGCTCTTCGCCTGGCAGCTCCACCGCCGGCTGGAGCTCGCCGCGGACGTGCCCTTCACCCTCACCCAGGGTGACCGCTTCCAGTTGCTGCGCGATGCCCTCAATGCCCAGGACTTCCCCGGCGCGGCCGGCGTGAGCAGGTACGGCTTCGGCGACGTGCGGCTCCAGCCCCGCGCCTTCCTCCTGCTGCCCGAGGACTTTCCCGTGGGCGTCGCCCTCTCCGCCGAGGTGCGCCTGCCCACCGGGGACGGCGACAGCTTCCTCGGTGAGCGCAGCGTCCTGGTGGCCCCGCGGCTCGCCGTGGAGCGCGCCTTCGGCCCCGTGCGCGTGCTCGGCAACCTGGGCCTGCGCCTGCGTCCCCAGCATGCCCAGTACCTCAACCTCTACGTCGGCAACGAGGTGACCTTCGGCGCTGGCGCCATCGTGGACCTGCCCGACGTGGGCCCCCTCTTCAACGTGCAGGCCATCGCCGAGATGCACCTGGCCACGCCCACCTCCGCCCCCTTCAACTTCCGCCAGGCCGACTCCCTCAAGACGCCCTGGGAGGTGCTCGGCGGCGTGCGCGCCCACCTCTACCAGGGCTGGGGCCTGGAGCTGGACGTGGGCCGCGGCGTGACGCTCGGCAGTGGCTACGGCCGCGAGGAGCTGCGCGTCATCTTCGCTCTGCGCTACGAGGAGACGTTCCTCGACTCCGATGGCGACGGCGTCCGCGACTCGTTCGACAAGTGCCCCAACGAGCTCGAGGACACCGACGGCTTCCAGGACAACGATGGCTGCCCGGAGCCGGACAACGACGGCGACGGCATCGTCGACGGCCAGGACCAGTGCCCGAACTCCGTTGGCGACCAGGCCCATGGAGGCTGTGGTGACGCCGATGGGGATGGCGTGCCCGACGGACAGGATCTCTGCCCCGACAAGCCGGGCCCCAAGGGCTATGACGGCTGCCCCGACACCGACGGCGACGAGGTGCCCGACAACGTCGACGAGTGCCCGGATCAGTCCGGCACGCCCGAGGCTGATGGCTGCCCCATCGACAACCCCCCGCTCGTGGTCGTCGAGTCCGACCGCATCCGCATCAAGGGCAACATCCTCTTCGAGACGGGCTCCGCCACCATCCAGAAGCAGTCGCTCAAGCTGCTCGACGAGGTGGCCATCGTGCTCGCACGCAACCCCGAGCTCGGGCCCGTCCTCATCGAGGGTCACACCGACAACGTCGGCTCCGACACCCTCAACCTGAACCTGTCCCAGCGGCGCGCCCAGTCCGTCATGAACTACCTCGTCTCCAAGGACATCGCCGCCGAGCGCCTGCGCGCCAAGGGCTTCGGTGAGTCCAGGCCCATCGCGACCAATGGCACGGCGCTCGGCCGCGCCAAGAACCGCCGCGTCGAGTTCCGTCTCATCAAGTCCGAGATAGAGACACCCGCGCGCACCGTGCCGGCGGAGAAGAAGGGCACGGGCGACAGCAAGGGCGGTGCCGGAAAGCAGTAG
- a CDS encoding TlpA family protein disulfide reductase yields MTEQGNAGDGQRPDAGQGGTGSGPKPGRHGWSWVLLLVTGLCGVGALAYLGVQEALRARLASDGMAAPTMKLERYEGGTLSLADLKGKVVMLDFWATWCPPCQAEMPSLVKLAKEYEGKGLVFVAASRDDMPDAPMFVQEFILSRMPELAPYVVYAPDELAAAFQVTALPTLYFLDREGRVVDAQRGMLDEAALRRRVEQALGL; encoded by the coding sequence GTGACGGAGCAGGGAAACGCAGGCGACGGGCAGCGGCCTGACGCGGGGCAGGGGGGCACGGGGAGCGGGCCGAAGCCGGGACGTCACGGGTGGAGCTGGGTGCTGCTGTTGGTGACGGGGCTGTGCGGGGTGGGGGCGCTGGCGTACCTGGGGGTGCAGGAGGCGCTGAGGGCGAGGCTGGCCTCGGACGGAATGGCCGCGCCGACGATGAAGCTGGAGAGGTACGAGGGCGGGACGCTGTCGCTGGCGGACCTGAAGGGCAAGGTGGTGATGCTGGACTTCTGGGCGACGTGGTGCCCGCCGTGTCAGGCGGAGATGCCGTCGCTGGTGAAGCTGGCGAAGGAGTACGAGGGGAAGGGGTTGGTGTTCGTGGCGGCGAGCCGGGACGACATGCCGGACGCGCCGATGTTCGTGCAGGAGTTCATCCTGAGCCGGATGCCGGAGCTGGCGCCGTACGTGGTGTACGCGCCGGACGAGCTGGCGGCGGCCTTTCAGGTGACGGCGTTGCCGACGCTCTACTTCCTGGACAGGGAGGGGCGGGTGGTGGACGCGCAGCGGGGCATGCTGGACGAGGCCGCGCTGCGCCGGCGCGTCGAGCAGGCCCTGGGCTTGTAG